Proteins encoded together in one Lathyrus oleraceus cultivar Zhongwan6 chromosome 5, CAAS_Psat_ZW6_1.0, whole genome shotgun sequence window:
- the LOC127078509 gene encoding uncharacterized protein LOC127078509 produces MVRNGVNFGLRRPNYTSPLAEYVLQTDAPLRTKIPKFTKFAGDTTESTVEHVARYLIEAGDMSNNENLQMKFFPSSLTKNAFTWFTTLPQNSIHSWNQLERMFHEQFYMGKTKISLKELASVRRKFTEPIDDYLNRFRLLKSRCFTQVPEHELVEMAAGDLDYSIRKKLDTQYLRDMAQLADIVRQVERLKEEKARTNKGKRVAYVDFRKDHEDSGLEVPDFDDTEIDLTELTQGPPYACKVLATSNGRYPVKPEKNDRFPKKTYTFDVTKCDEIFDLLVKDGQMIVPPGAKVPPLEQRKK; encoded by the coding sequence ATGGTTCGAAATGGGGTGAATTTTGGTCTCAGAAGACCCAATTATACGTCGCCTTTGGCAGAATATGTCTTACAGACAGATGCACCCCTAAGGAccaaaatccccaaattcaccAAGTTTGCTGGGGATACTACTGAGTCTACTGTCGAACATGTGGCGAGATACCTAATTGAAGCTGGAGATATGTCAAATAACGAGAATCTTCAGATGAAATTTTTTCCAAGTTCTCTTACCAAGAATGCTTTTACATGGTTCACAACTTTGCCCCAGAATTCGATCCATTCATGGAACCAGCTTGAAAGAATGTTCCATGAACAGTTCTACATGGGGAAAACGAAGATAAGTTTGAAAGAGTTGGCTAGTGTCCGACGAAAATTCACTGAGCCAATTGACGACTACCTGAATAGATTTAGACTACTCAAATCCAGGTGTTTTACGCAAGTGCCAGAgcatgagttggtcgaaatggccgctggGGACCTTGATTACTCGATTAGAAAGAAGTTGGATACTCAATACCTAAGGGATATGGCCCAGTTGGCTGACATAGTTCGACAGGTAGAACGTTTAAAAGAGGAAAAGGCTAGAACAAACAAAGGTAAAAGGGTAGCCTATGTCGATTTTAGGAAAGATCATGAAGATTCAGGCCTTGAAGTTCCAGACTTCGACGATACTGAGATTGATCTTACTGAGTTAACACAGGGGCCACCATATGCGTGCAAAGTTTTGGCCACTTCGAACGGGAGATACCCTGTCAAACCTGAAAAGAATGACAGGTTTCCTAAGAAAACATATACTTTCGATGTTACAAAATGTGATGAAATCTTCGACTTACTggtcaaagatggtcaaatgATAGTACCTCCGGGTGCTAAAGTACCTCCTTTAGAACAAAGAAAAAAATGA